A window from Bufo bufo chromosome 1, aBufBuf1.1, whole genome shotgun sequence encodes these proteins:
- the LOC120987288 gene encoding C-type natriuretic peptide-like — MKGTSALIVVTLLIVGASTRPSPQLKQLKSLMGLLSQDLSSSEEQLLLDSMEDFVVPPSALRPRDILHTPDSAQMPPNRAWLRLFSDFMNNQKKFRGRTKKSRMSGGCFGMKLERIGSKSGLGC; from the exons ATGAAAGGAACCTCAGCACTCATTGTGGTGACCCTACTGATAGTGGGCGCCTCCACCAGACCGTCCCCACAACTCAAGCAACTGAAG TCTCTCATGGGTCTCCTGTCCCAAGACCTCTCGTCCTCAGAGGAGCAGCTGCTCCTGGACAGTATGGAAGATTTCGTGGTGCCGCCCTCTGCGCTTCGTCCTAGGGACATTCTGCATACCCCAGATTCAgcccagatgccccccaatcgtGCATGGCTCCGGCTGTTCAGCGACTTCATGAACAACCAGAAAAAATTTCGAGGACGTACAAAGAAATCTCGGATGTCGGGTGGATGTTTTGGGATGAAACTGGAACGGATTGGAAGCAAGAGCGGTTTAGGATGCTGA